Within Sphingobium sp. SCG-1, the genomic segment TTACTATAACGCTCGACGCTTACCAGATCACGATCCGCAATCGTATCATGATCTCCACGGGCTTTTCAGGTTTCCAGGGCAATCGTTGTCCTGAAGGGTATAACGGTTCTAACGCGGCCGCATGTCTTCCTTACAATGCGGACCTCTACGCCATATATAATCAGTTGGCAGTGTTGGGCGCAGTTAACGGGGCGTTGGGCGGAAGCTCCACCGTTACGGGTCTTGGAGATGCCACTGCAGTTCCTGGATATGTTATACTCGCGGAAAACGGCGTGGATCGAAACACCGAAGGCGGCATATCGGTTCAGAGCTTCGTTAACGGCGTCAAAATGCGGACCCGTGGCCTTGACCTGATGGCGAACTACAAAGCCGATCTTGGCAATATGGGCAATCTCGATCTGACGTTTACGGGCAACTACAATGCCAATAAGGTGCTGAGCATCAACGCGTTGCCTTCGGCGCTCTACTCCAGCACGGCCAATCCCGAGTTGACTCGTCTGATCGACGCTTCCAGCGAAGTTGAGCTGGAGCATACCACACCCAAGTTCCGCGGAACGTTGAATGCCTTCTGGTCGTGGGGAAAGTTCAGCGCGAACTTGCGAGAGAGCTATTATTCCCAAGTTTACACATTTGAAACAGCACGCGCCGCTGGCCCCGGCTTCGATGCCGGCGATCTTATCAAAGTGCCAGTGAAGTCGTCTTTTATCACGGACTTGGAAGTCGGTTACCAGATTGCTGAACCGATTAAGATATCCATCGGCGCAAACAATCTCTTCAACAAATATCCGACAGAGCGATCCAGGGAATATATCCGCAATATAGAGTTGCAAAACCGTGAACGCGGCTACTCGACCAGCAAATATCCGACCATTTCGCCCTTCGGCATCAACGGCGGATATTATTACGCCCGTATAAACGTCACGTTCTAAAGTTATCTTGCGGGGCCGGTGCATATCTTTTGCACCGGCTCTCTGAGGCAACAAGAAGCAGAGATGTGCTGTGTCCACACTCCTTCTGCCTCCGATAACAGACGCCACTTGGACTACCTGCCCATTCCACAATGCAGCAAAAATGTCTCTCTCACACCGCTTGGCGACTGCTGCCGATGAAACTGCGCTTCGCAATCTGATCATGCTTGCGATCGACAAGCTCCAGACATCGTTTCTGACGTCGGATCAGATCGTAGCCAGCCGAAGGTTCATGGGGTTGGACCAGCGCCTCATTGAGGATCGAACCTATTTCATAATAGAGCGGGAAGGCGCGATGGCCGGATGTGGCGGCTGGAGCCGCAGGGAGACGCCTTACGGTCATAATGCGACGCCTGGGCGAAGCGACCGTATGCTTGATCCTGCGTCTGAAGCAGCACGCATCCGCGCGATGTATACGCACCCCGATCATGCCCGCCGCGGCGTCGGTCGCCATATACTGAACTTGTGCGCGGAGGCGGCTCACGCGGAGGGCTTCCTCGCGCTGGAGCTTTCGTCGACCTTAGCGGGCGCACCTTTGTACCGGGCCTGCGGGTTTCAGGAAGTCGCTCGTTTCTCCGATAGTGGCGTGCCGCTCATCACCATGCGGAAAAATCTACAATAGCAAGGTTCATCTCATGCTGTACTTCAACCGTGCCATTACGTGCCGGTCTCTTTCGATACCTCAGGCGATCGCCAATTGGCCTGCCGTGACCGACTATAGCAGGCTGGGAGCACGCTAATGGACATGGCGACCTTATCCAGCATCGGCGTGCCGCTCGCTTCACTGTTGGCGGCTGGCCTGTTCGCAGGTTTTGCTGCGGGCATTTTCGGGATCGGCGGCGGCTTTGTAGTGGTGCCCGCGCTGTTCATCGTGTTGCCGCTCTTGGGCGGGTCTAAGGAAGCGATTGCGCATGTCGCTATCGGCACATCAGCCGCGACGATCATCGTAACGTCCATCCGCTCGCTCTTGGCGCATGCGAAACGAGGGGCGGTGGAGTTTGAAATCCTTCGAACCTGGGCACCATGGATCATCCTGGGCGATGGCGTTGGTGTGCTGCTGGCCGGGCGAGTAAATGGCCACGTGTTGACGATGATTTTCGCGGTAGGCGTGTTCCTCATGTCGCTCAATTTCCTGCTGCCCAAGGTGGGCAATAAGGTCGTGAGCCAGAACATGCCGTCCGGTATCATGCGCGTCGGGATCGCAGGCGGCTTAGGCACTTTTTCGGCTTTGTTGGGGATCGGCGGTGGAACAATCGCGATCATGGTCATGACCCTCTGCGGCCGATCAATTCACAAGGCGATCGCGACTGCGTCCGGCATCGGCACTTTAATTGCCATCCCCAGCGCGATCGGATTTGCCATCATCGGGCTTGGCGCAAAGGATCTTCCCTGGGGTTCATTGGGCTATGTCAATGTGCCGGCTACCCTCACCGTTGCCTGTATGTCGGTTTTGACGGCGCCGCTGGGTGTCGCAGCAGCGCATAGCTTGCCCGCTGCGCCGCTGAAGAAGGTGTTTGGCATCTACCTGATCGTCATAGCAATAGTGATGTTCCGCAATGCCATGAAGATGTGATGGTTTGAGGCGGGAGCACTCCATTTGACGCGCTCAGACTTCCGCCTCTAAAGCCTCCCGATATTATTCGGGAAACTTACGCACATGGATGCCGCACCCAGCTATATACTCACCTTCACGGCCGAGGATCGGACGGGCATTGTCGCGGCTGTCAGTGGCTTGCTGGCCGGAATGGACGGCTTCATTCTGGACAGCCAGCAATATGCCGATCTGGAGAGCGGACGTTTCTTCATGCGGGTCGCCTTTCAGGCGGCGGGGCCATCGTTTCCACAAACTGTGGAGGACATTCGTGCGGCCTTTGCGACGGTGGGCGAGCGGTTCGCAATGGAATGGTCTCTCGTTCCGGCCAACGAGCGGCTCAAGATCGTCATTGCAGTCTCGAAGGGAAGCCACTGCCTCAATGACCTCCTTCATCGCTGGTCCACAGGAAGCTTGCCTGTCGACATAACCGCCGTTGTCTCCAACCATGAAAATTGCCGCGCCCTTGCCGAATGGCACGGCCTGCCATTCCACTATGTCCCGGTGAGCAACGACAATCGTGCTGAACAGGAAGCGGCGATATTGTCGATCATCGCGGAAACCCGTGCCGAATTGCTGGTCCTCGCACGGTATATGCAGGTGCTATCGACCAGCATGGCCGAACAGGTCGAAGGACGCTGCATCAATATCCACCACAGCTTCCTGCCCGGCTTCAAGGGAGCAAATCCCTACGCCAGGGCACATGCGCGGGGCGTCAAGCTGATCGGAGCGACGGCGCATTACGTAACGGCGGATCTCGATGAAGGACCAATCATCGAGCAGATGGTGGAGCGAGTGGATCATCGCGCGTCAGTCGAAGACCTGATCCGCATTGGCCGCGATATCGAAGCCCGCGTCCTGGCGCACGCCGTAGGTTGGACAGCGGAACGCCGGGTCTTGCGTAACGGTATACGGACGGTGGTATTCCGGTAGCGATCGCGACGGTCGGTTGAAACTAAGATCAGAACTATGTTGACCAGCCGCCTGTTCGATCCGAACGTGACACAGATTAGTTTCGAAGGACAAGATAGGCAGTGACGGCTCCAGAAATTCTGATCGTCGAAGATGACCCGGCGCTACGCACCTTGATGATGCGTTCGCTGCAGCAGAACGGGTTTAATGTCCGCACCGCTGCGGCAGCACCCGAGATGTGGAATGCATTGGCGGATACGCCGGTCGATGTAGTTATTATGGATATCATGCTGCCCGGAACACAGGGTCTCGAACTATGCCGCCAACTCCGCCAGAAGAGCGAAGTCCCGATCATCTTCGTCAGCGCGAAGGGCACGGAACTCGATCGCGTCATCGGGTTGGAATTGGGCGCGGACGACTATTTGGCGAAGCCTTTTGATACGCGCGAACTTATTGCACGCATCAGAGCGGTGTTGCGTCGCGGCCGTATGGAACGGCAGCATGAGGGGGCAGGGCGGCGGGAAGCCCGGTTCGACGGCTGGAGAGTCATATTCCCGCGACGCGAAGTGATCTCTCCCGCAGGCGCAGTGGTCGATCTTACCGGAGCGGAATTCGACCTGCTGGTTGCTCTGATCGACAATCCGCAGCGGGTGATAGCGCGGGAACGCCTGATCGAGCTTTCACGCGCAAGACTGGGCGACTCCTCGGACCGTAGCGTGGACGTGCTCATCAGTCGCCTGCGCCGCAAACTTTCGACTGAGGAAGGCAAGTCGCATATCGTGACCGTGCGTGGCGTCGGATACATGTTTACGGCCGAGATCGAGCGCCTTTGAAACTGCTGTTGCATCCATCGCTGGGGCTGGTCGGTCGCATCCTCGCGATCGTCCTGCTCACCATCTTGGTGGAGTTTTTCGCCGGAACAGTCCTTTACGACCGCGCGAGCAATTTGCGCGTGCGCGAAGATGAAGCCAATCGTGTGGCCGAGCATCTCGCAACCGCTACCCGCGTGATGACCCAGCGCGATCCGCTGGAACGACCGGCGCTCGCCAATCGCCTTTCAAGCCTCAACTTCACCGTCTCGTGGCAGCGCAGCCTTCCGTCTCCTCCGCCGATGTCAGCCGACCTGCTGGAGATGCGAGAGCAAATCGTCGTTCGGGAACCCGTGCTGAACAACCATGATCTGCACCTGTATCTTCGCGAACCCGGTCGGCGCACGCTGGTAACAGGAAGTCTGCGTCTGGACGATGGAAGCTGGCTCATCTTCACGGCGCCC encodes:
- a CDS encoding GNAT family N-acetyltransferase, which translates into the protein MSLSHRLATAADETALRNLIMLAIDKLQTSFLTSDQIVASRRFMGLDQRLIEDRTYFIIEREGAMAGCGGWSRRETPYGHNATPGRSDRMLDPASEAARIRAMYTHPDHARRGVGRHILNLCAEAAHAEGFLALELSSTLAGAPLYRACGFQEVARFSDSGVPLITMRKNLQ
- a CDS encoding response regulator transcription factor — protein: MTAPEILIVEDDPALRTLMMRSLQQNGFNVRTAAAAPEMWNALADTPVDVVIMDIMLPGTQGLELCRQLRQKSEVPIIFVSAKGTELDRVIGLELGADDYLAKPFDTRELIARIRAVLRRGRMERQHEGAGRREARFDGWRVIFPRREVISPAGAVVDLTGAEFDLLVALIDNPQRVIARERLIELSRARLGDSSDRSVDVLISRLRRKLSTEEGKSHIVTVRGVGYMFTAEIERL
- a CDS encoding sulfite exporter TauE/SafE family protein produces the protein MATLSSIGVPLASLLAAGLFAGFAAGIFGIGGGFVVVPALFIVLPLLGGSKEAIAHVAIGTSAATIIVTSIRSLLAHAKRGAVEFEILRTWAPWIILGDGVGVLLAGRVNGHVLTMIFAVGVFLMSLNFLLPKVGNKVVSQNMPSGIMRVGIAGGLGTFSALLGIGGGTIAIMVMTLCGRSIHKAIATASGIGTLIAIPSAIGFAIIGLGAKDLPWGSLGYVNVPATLTVACMSVLTAPLGVAAAHSLPAAPLKKVFGIYLIVIAIVMFRNAMKM
- the purU gene encoding formyltetrahydrofolate deformylase, giving the protein MDAAPSYILTFTAEDRTGIVAAVSGLLAGMDGFILDSQQYADLESGRFFMRVAFQAAGPSFPQTVEDIRAAFATVGERFAMEWSLVPANERLKIVIAVSKGSHCLNDLLHRWSTGSLPVDITAVVSNHENCRALAEWHGLPFHYVPVSNDNRAEQEAAILSIIAETRAELLVLARYMQVLSTSMAEQVEGRCINIHHSFLPGFKGANPYARAHARGVKLIGATAHYVTADLDEGPIIEQMVERVDHRASVEDLIRIGRDIEARVLAHAVGWTAERRVLRNGIRTVVFR